The genomic region ACCGCAACAGCCCAAAGCTAAGCAGCCAGAACCCCCCCGGCTCCGGCACGACCCCACCAAAACCAAAGCTCCCAGCCAGAATCGACAGGTCCACCAGATCAATCACCCCGTCAAAACTCGCATCGCCCGCCAGATAATCCCCGGTCCCCCCAAACCCCCCTGCCAGAATCGACAGATCAATCAGGTCCACCGACCGATCCAGATTCAAGTCCCCCGCTACCGACCCGAACAGCTCTGTGATCCACGCCAGCGCATCATCACCATCAACCACCAGATCCCCATCAACATTCGCCACGCTCGCAGCATCCGCCACCCCCAACCGATCCAGAATCAACAGCAGATCACCCGCATCCAACCCGCCCGAGGCATCCAGATCACCCCCCAGCACAAGCTGCCAGGCACCCTGCGCCAGATACCCATGCGCCCGCGCCGTCGGATGCACACCATCAAAAAAAACATAGCCATTCACATCACCCACCGGACTATCCAGATACGCATCCGTCGTATTCACAAATCCGTAACGCCCAGGATCATCCACCCAAGCATTCGTCATCGAAAACACGTCCAGCGGATAAATCTCTGCCGGCCCCGTCTCATTCAACCCCTCGAGCACACCAGCCAGTTGGCTGTTATACGACGCCACAAACGTATCGATCACTTGCACCCCACCCCCGAAGTCCGGCGTCTGCCCCAGCGCCGGCAGATTCGGCACCACAAGGTGCCGCGCCCCCGCCGCCGTCAGACGCCCGATGTTCGTCTCGACGTTCGCCAGCATCGCCGCCACCCGCCCCGGCCCGTCCGCCGCCAACGACCCCGAAATATCAAACAGATCATTCCCCCCCGACCACAACGTAATCAACTCATCACCATCCAGCACAGGGGACGAACCCAGAAAACGATTGACCTGCTCCCCCGCATTCGGGAAGTTGAACGTAAAAATAAACTCCCGCACCGTCAGAAAACCATCACCGCTCGTCGTCCCCCCATAAGCATAGTTCCGACCCCCCGAAGCACTCCGCACCGGATTCGCCACCCCAAGCCGTCCTGCCAACCCCTCCACCCACACCGGCCCATCCGAAAAACGCCCAGCAAAATAATCCCCGCCCGGCACAAACCCAAACGTCCCCGCCGAAATGTTCCCCACATCCGACAACGAGTCACCAAACGCAATCAACTCCGTGATCGCACCGGAAGCAGGCTTCGCAACCAGCGTCAACACGACCAGCCATGCTGTCAGAAATCGGGCTCTCATCCCCAATCGCTCCGTAAGTAAAGTAACACACATCATCCTAGCGACAGTCTCGTCAAAAAACGCATACTTCTCAGACAACCACAGCGACATGCCCTGTCGACCCGTGCTCTAAACTCAAGAGCACCACAGACCACCCCGGAGTTACCC from Phycisphaeraceae bacterium harbors:
- a CDS encoding SGNH/GDSL hydrolase family protein, whose protein sequence is MRARFLTAWLVVLTLVAKPASGAITELIAFGDSLSDVGNISAGTFGFVPGGDYFAGRFSDGPVWVEGLAGRLGVANPVRSASGGRNYAYGGTTSGDGFLTVREFIFTFNFPNAGEQVNRFLGSSPVLDGDELITLWSGGNDLFDISGSLAADGPGRVAAMLANVETNIGRLTAAGARHLVVPNLPALGQTPDFGGGVQVIDTFVASYNSQLAGVLEGLNETGPAEIYPLDVFSMTNAWVDDPGRYGFVNTTDAYLDSPVGDVNGYVFFDGVHPTARAHGYLAQGAWQLVLGGDLDASGGLDAGDLLLILDRLGVADAASVANVDGDLVVDGDDALAWITELFGSVAGDLNLDRSVDLIDLSILAGGFGGTGDYLAGDASFDGVIDLVDLSILAGSFGFGGVVPEPGGFWLLSFGLLRLRKTW